GTTCTCGATCCCGACCGACAGACGGACCATGTCGGGCGTGACGCCCGCGGCTTCCTGTTCTGCGTCCGTGAGCTGCTGGTGCGTGGTCGAGGCGGGGTGGATCACCAGGGTTTTGGCGTCGCCGACGTTCGCGAGCAGGGACGCGAGTTTGGCACCGTCGACGGTGCCTTTCGCGGCGTCGTAGCCGCCGTCGAGCCCGAAGCTGATCATGCCGCCGTAGCCGCCCTCCAGGTAGCGCGAGGCGTTGTCGTGGGTCGGGTGGCTCTCCAGGCCGGGGTAGTTGACCCAGGCGACGTCGGGGTGGTCGTCGAGGAACTCCGCGACGATCTGTGCGTTCTCGCAGTGTTTCTCCATCCTGAGCGGGAAGGACTCCAGTTTCTGGAGCGTGACCCACGCGTCGAACGGCGACTGCTGGTTCCCGAGGTCGCGCAGGCCGCGGGCGATGGCAGCGTACGTGAGGGCGGCGTCGCCGAACGTCTCGGCGAAGTTGACGCCGTGGTACGCCGGGTTCGGTTTGGCGAGCTCGCTGTACTTCTCTGCGTGCTCCGCCCAGGGGAACGAGCCGCCGTCGACGAGCGCTCCCCCGACGGTCGAGCCCGAGCCGTGGAGCCACTTCGTCGTCGAGTCCCAGACGAGGTCCGCACCGTGGTCGAGCGGGCGGCACAGGTAGGGCGTGGCAAACGTGTTGTCGACGAACAGCGGCGCGCCGTTCTCGTGCGCGATCGAAGCGATGCGCTCGATGTCGGGCGTGTCGAGAGCGGGGTTGCCGATGGTTTCGAGGTGGACGTAGGCGGTGTCCTCGTCGATAGCTTGCGAATACGCGTCGTAGTCGAGCGTGTCGACGAACCGCGTCGTGATCCCGCGGCGCTCGACGGTGTGGGTGAGGTAGGTGTACGTGCCGCCGTACAGCGACGAGGCGGAGACGATGTTGTCGCCCGCTTCGGCCAAGAGGAACGTCGCGAGGTCGAACGACGCCATCCCCGACGAGGTGACGGCCGCGCCGACGCCGTTTTCGAGCGCGGCGATGCGGCCCTGAAGCATCTCCAGTGTCGGGTTCATC
This Salinigranum marinum DNA region includes the following protein-coding sequences:
- a CDS encoding O-acetylhomoserine aminocarboxypropyltransferase/cysteine synthase family protein, producing MSDDSDSDGPGFNTRSLHAGQEPDAATGSRAPPIYQTTSYVFDDADDAAAQFALEAEGYIYSRLMNPTLEMLQGRIAALENGVGAAVTSSGMASFDLATFLLAEAGDNIVSASSLYGGTYTYLTHTVERRGITTRFVDTLDYDAYSQAIDEDTAYVHLETIGNPALDTPDIERIASIAHENGAPLFVDNTFATPYLCRPLDHGADLVWDSTTKWLHGSGSTVGGALVDGGSFPWAEHAEKYSELAKPNPAYHGVNFAETFGDAALTYAAIARGLRDLGNQQSPFDAWVTLQKLESFPLRMEKHCENAQIVAEFLDDHPDVAWVNYPGLESHPTHDNASRYLEGGYGGMISFGLDGGYDAAKGTVDGAKLASLLANVGDAKTLVIHPASTTHQQLTDAEQEAAGVTPDMVRLSVGIENPEDILADLDEAISEAS